One Mercurialis annua linkage group LG3, ddMerAnnu1.2, whole genome shotgun sequence DNA window includes the following coding sequences:
- the LOC126672082 gene encoding peptidyl-prolyl cis-trans isomerase, chloroplastic — protein sequence MASIIQCHYCSSLATNSNFLTKPTDQFGFRNTSHNNAAVLPGGRMVPRKFSIKNSHHSQQKAKSFSIKECAISLALAVGLITGVPSLDLCSYNAYAATPALPDLAVLISGPPIKDPGALLRYALPIDNKAIREVQKPLEDITESLKVSGVKALDSVERNLKQASRSLKQGKSLVIAGLAESKKEHGVELLDKLEVGMDELQQIVEDRNRDAVAPKQKELLNYVGGVEEDMVDGFPYDVPEEYQNMPLLKGRAAVDMKVKVKDNPNVDEYVFHIVLDGYNAPVTAGNFVDLVERHFYDGMEIQRADGFVVQTGDPEGPAEGFIDPSTEKTRTIPLEIMAEGEKAPFYGETLEELGLYKAQTRLPFNAFGTMAMARDEFENNSASSQVFWLLKESELTPSNANILDGRYAVFGYITENEIYLADLKVGDVIESAQVVSGLENLVNPSYKIAG from the exons ATGGCATCAATAATCCAATGCCATTACTGCTCTTCTCTTGCTACCAATTCCAATTTCTTAACCAAACCCACTGACCAATTTGGCTTTAGAAACACTTCACACAACAATGCTGCTGTTTTGCCGGGTGGGCGGATGGTACCCAGAAAATTCTCTATCAAAAATTCTCATCATTCTCAACAG AAAGCGAAGTCATTTTCGATAAAGGAATGTGCGATTTCGCTTGCATTGGCGGTTGGGTTAATTACAGGAGTTCCTTCATTGGATTTGTGTAGCTATAATGCATATGCAGCTACTCCTGCATTGCCTGATCTTGCAGTTTTAATATCCGGACCACCCATTAAGGACCCGGGAGCTTTGTTAAGATATGCTCTTCCTATTGACAATAAAGCTATAAGGGAAGTTCAAAAACCACTTGAAGATATCACAGAAAGTCTCAAAGTTTCTGGAGTAAAGGCACTCGATTCTGTCGAGAGA AATCTGAAGCAGGCGTCTAGGTCCCTTAAGCAAGGGAAGAGTTTAGTTATCGCAGGATTAGCTGAATCAAAGAAAGAGCATGGAGTAGAATTGCTTGACAAGCTAGAAGTTGGAATGGATGAGCTTCAACAGATTGTTGAAGATAGGAACAGAGATGCCGTGGCACCTAAACAAAAGGAGCTGCTCAATTATGTTGGCGG TGTTGAAGAGGATATGGTGGACGGCTTCCCTTACGACGTTCCTGAAGAATATCAAAATATGCCTCTTTTGAAGGGGAGAGCAGCTGTGGATATGAAGGTCAAGGTTAAAGACAATCCCAACGTAGATGAGTACGTGTTCCACATTGTCCTAGACGGTTATAATGCTCCAGTAACAGCTGGGAATTTTGTGGACTTGGTCGAGAGGCACTTCTATGATGGCATGGAAATCCAGAGAG CCGATGGCTTTGTTGTCCAAACGGGAGATCCTGAAGGTCCTGCAGAGGGTTTTATTGATCCTAGTACAGAGAAAACTCGAACAATACCGTTAGAAATCATGGCAGAAGGGGAGAAGGCGCCTTTTTATGGGGAAACTCTGGAA GAGCTTGGTTTGTACAAGGCTCAGACTAGGCTTCCATTCAATGCATTTGGAACAATGGCAATGGCTAGAGAT GAGTTTGAGAACAACTCAGCTTCAAGTCAGGTATTTTGGCTACTAAAAGAAAGTGAGCTTACTCCCAGCAATGCGAATATATTGGATGGTCGATATGCAGTGTTTGGTTATATAACAGAAAATGAGATTTATTTGGCTGATCTTAAGGTGGGTGATGTCATAGAGTCGGCGCAAGTCGTTTCTGGGTTAGAAAATTTAGTGAACCCGAGTTACAAGATTGCTGGGTAG
- the LOC126672083 gene encoding serine/threonine-protein kinase STY13, with translation MKEKSESGGGYVRADQIDLKSLDEQLQRHLSRAWTMEKNSNRKDSEESAISQRPLSSNNSSVTRQEWEIDPSKLVIKGVIARGTFGTVHRGIYDGQDVAVKLLDWGEEGHRSDAEIASLRAAFTQEVAVWHKLSHPNVTKFIGATIGSSDLNIQTENGHIGMPSNICCVVVEYCPGGALKSYLIKNRRRKLAFKVVHQLALDLARGLSYLHSKKIVHRDVKTENMLLDKTRTVKIADFGVARMEASNPNDMTGETGTLGYMAPEVLNGNPYNRKCDVYSFGICLWEIYCCDMPYPDLSFSEVTSAVVRQNLRPEIPRCCPSSIANVMKRCWDANPDRRPEMEEVVILLEAIDTSKGGGMIPGDQPQGCLCFRRNRGP, from the exons ATGAAGGAGAAGAGTGAGAGTGGAGGAGGCTATGTGAGAGCAGATCAAATAGATCTGAAAAGCTTAGATGAGCAGCTGCAGAGGCATCTGAGTAGAGCATGGACTATGGAGAAGAACAGCAACAGAAAAGATAGTGAAGAATCGGCCATTAGTCAAAGACCTTTGAGCAGCAATAACAGTAGTGTTACTAGGCAAGAATGGGAGATTGATCCTTCTAAACTTGTTATCAAAGGTGTTATTGCTCGTGGTACTTTTGGTACTGTTCATCGTGGTATCTATGATGGCCAAGATGTTGCTG TTAAACTTCTTGATTGGGGGGAGGAGGGTCACAGATCAGATGCTGAAATAGCTTCACTTAGAGCAGCTTTTACACAAGAAGTTGCTGTGTGGCATAAACTTAGTCATCCAAATGTAACTAAG TTTATTGGGGCAACTATAGGGTCATCGGACTTGAACATACAGACAGAGAATGGTCATATTGGGATGCCAAGTAATATTTGTTGTGTTGTTGTCGAATATTGTCCCGGAGGAGCTTTAAAATCTTACCTCATAAAGAACAGGAGGCGGAAGCTGGCGTTTAAAGTGGTTCATCAACTAGCACTTGATCTTGCTCGAGG GTTGAGCTATCTCCATTCTAAGAAGATTGTCCATAGAGatgtaaaaacagaaaatatgcTTTTGGACAAAACACGGACAGTGAAAATAGCCGACTTTGGTGTTGCTCGCATGGAAGCATCAAATCCTAATGACATGACAGGAGAAACCGGAACGCTTGGATATATGGCACCTGAG GTTCTCAACGGAAATCCGTACAATAGAAAGTGCGATGTCTACAGTTTTGGTATCTGCTTATGGGAGATATACTGCTGCGACATGCCTTATCCAGATCTCAGTTTTTCAGAAGTCACGTCGGCTGTTGTCCGACAG AATCTCAGACCAGAAATACCGCGATGTTGTCCAAGCTCCATAGCAAATGTAATGAAGAGATGCTGGGATGCCAATCCCGACAGGCGGCCAGAGATGGAAGAGGTTGTGATATTGTTAGAGGCCATCGACACCTCAAAGGGTGGAGGTATGATACCTGGTGATCAACCTCAAGGTTGTCTTTGTTTCCGTAGGAACCGAGGGCCATAA